The Solanum lycopersicum chromosome 9, SLM_r2.1 genome window below encodes:
- the LOC101266068 gene encoding putative GTP diphosphokinase RSH1, chloroplastic — MATATSMSVSIECVNICKSWKGDVSGRLDCSALSCAWKAPRALTGFLASTTHPTQCSSTPFGRYGRRDRLRRCRCYDVDERYPVEVLRGVPGSMLLLSASSKWKLCCSSSFSSELYEEISPESLWEDLKPTISYLSCKELELVRKALNLAFEAHDGQKRRSGEPFIVHPVAVAQILGQLELDWESVAAGLLHDTVEDTDVVTFERIEKEFGTTVRRIVEGETKVSKLGKIKCKDESHVQDVKADDLRQMFLSMTEEVRVIIVKLADRLHNMRTLSHMPPHKQSGIATETLQVFAPLAKLLGIYQIKSELENLAFMYTNAEDYARVQRRIAELYKEHEKELEEAKRILMKKIEEDQFLELVTVKTEIQSICKEPYSIYKAVLKSKSSINEVNQIAQLRIIIKPKPCVGVRPLCSAQQICYHLLGLVHGIWTPIPRAMKDYIATPKPNGYQSLHTTVIPFLYESMFRLEVQIRTEEMDLIAERGIAAHYSGKGFVNGLVGHVITNDKSSGGKIVCLNNANIALRIGWLNAIREWQEEFVGNMSSREFVDTVTRDLLGSRVFVFTPGGEIKHLPKGATVIDYAYMIHTEIGNKMVAAKVNGNLVKPMHVLANAEVVEIITYNGLSSKSAFERHKQWLQHAKTRCARHKIMKFLREQAALSASEITVDSVKEFAAESEGDSTVEELADYSKGTKHSWEKILKNVMEVSSARTNGEDIFQLRSGSIQIPKVNGKHNKCMQHTSLKATGETLSQGNGVGEMILANIPRYRDVLPGLDGWLASKVATWQNLEGHSVQWFCVVSIDRKGMMADITSALAAVGVTICSCAAETDREKGIGVALFHIEADLESLVGASLKIDMILGVLGWSTGCSWSENKQFLEC, encoded by the exons ATGGCTACTGCTACTTCAATGTCAG TTTCTATCGAATGTGTGAATATATGTAAGTCTTGGAAAGGAGATGTGAGTGGAAGACTCGACTGTAGTGCGTTATCTTGTGCCTGGAAGGCACCAAGAGCCTTGACTGGGTTCCTTGCAAGCACAACTCATCCTACTCAGTGTTCCTCTACTCCTTTTGGGCGATATGGAAGACGAGATCGTCTCCGCCGATGT AGATGTTATGATGTGGATGAACGCTATCCTGTTGAAGTTCTGCGAGGGGTCCCTGGCTCAATGCTTCTACTATCTGCTTCTAGCAAATGGAAATTGTGTTGctcttcatcattttcttcAGAGTTGTATGAAGAGATATCTCCTGAAAGTTTGTGGGAG GATCTTAAACCTACTATTTCATATCTTTCTTGCAAGGAATTGGAATTGGTTCGTAAGGCTTTGAAT CTTGCTTTTGAGGCACATGATGGTCAAAAGCGTCGTAGTGGCGAGCCCTTTATTGTTCACCCAGTTGCAGTTGCACAGATCCTTGGACAGCTT gaATTGGATTGGGAGTCGGTTGCTGCTGGGTTATTACATGATACTGTAGAAGACACAGATGTAGTTACCTTTGAAAGAATAGAGAAGGAATTTGGCACAACAGTTCGCCGCATTGTTGAAGGGGAGACTAAG GTATCCAAGTTGGGAAAAATCAAGTGCAAGGATGAAAGCCATGTACAGGATGTCAAAGCTGATGATCTTAGGCAGATGTTTCTTTCCATGACAGAGGAG GTCCGTGTTATAATTGTCAAATTAGCTGATAGATTACATAACATGCGCACTCTTTCACACATGCCTCCACACAAGCAG TCTGGAATCGCAACAGAGACGCTGCAGGTTTTTGCTCCTTTGGCAAAGCTTCTCGGAATATACCAAATCAAG TCAGAGCTTGAAAACTTAGCATTTATGTATACAAATGCTGAAGACTATGCCAGGGTGCAGCGTAGGATTGCAGAACTTTATAAAGAACATGAAAAGGAACTTGAAGAG gcaaaaagaatattgaTGAAGAAAATAGAGGAAGACCAATTCTTAGAACTTGTGACTGTGAAGACGGAAATTCAATCAATATGCAAGGAACCTTACAG CATCTACAAAGCAGTACTCAAGTCTAAGAGTTCAATAAATGAAGTAAACCAAATTGCACAG CTTCGAATTATTATAAAACCAAAGCCTTGTGTCGGAGTTAGGCCCCTTTGCAGTGCACAGCAG ATATGCTATCATCTGCTTGGACTAGTACATGGAATCTGGACACCTATCCCTCGTGCT ATGAAAGACTACATTGCCACCCCTAAGCCTAATGGCTATCAAAGTCTTCATACAACTGTGATTCCATTTCTTTATGAGAGCATGTTTCGTTTGGAGGTTCAG ATAAGAACTGAAGAGATGGACCTCATAGCTGAAAGAGGCATTGCTGCACATTATAGTGGGAAAGGTTTTGTAAATGGTTTAGTTGGGCATGTTATAACCAATGATAAAAGTTCTGGAGGGAAAATAGTCTGCCTTAACAATGCCAATATTGCTCTCAGG ATTGGCTGGCTGAATGCAATTAGGGAGTGGCAAGAAGAGTTCGTTGGAAACATGAGCTCTAGGGAATTTGTGGACACTGTTACCAGAGATCTGTTGGGCAGCCGTGTATTTGTGTTTACACCCGGAGGAGAG ATAAAACATCTCCCAAAGGGGGCTACTGTCATTGATTATGCGTATATGATACACACTGAAATTGGCAATAAAATGGTGGCTGCTAAG GTGAATGGTAATCTTGTCAAGCCAATGCATGTACTTGCAAACGCAGAAGTTGTAGAGATTATCACTTACAAT GGTCTCTCCAGCAAGTCTGCTTTCGAGAGACATAAACAGTGGCTTCAACATGCAAAAACTCGTTGCGCCCGGCACAAGATTATGAAA tttttgagAGAGCAAGCTGCACTATCAGCATCTGAAATAACTGTGGATTCAGTTAAGGAATTTGCTGCTGAGTCTGAAGGGGATAGCACAGTGGAAGAATTAGCAGATTACTCAAAGGGAACCAAACATTCGTGGGAGAAAATCCTCAAGAATGTTATGGAGGTATCATCTGCAAGGACAAATGGTGAAGATATTTTCCAACTCCGTAGTGGTAGTATTCAAATTCCCAAGGTAAATGGGAAACATAATAAGTGCATGCAGCATACGAGTTTGAAGGCCACTGGGGAGACATTGTCACAAGGAAATGGTGTTGGTGAAATGATACTTGCTAACATACCAAGGTACAGGGATGTTCTGCCTGGATTGGACGGCTGGCTGGCTAGCAAAGTTGCAACTTGGCAGAACCTGGAAGGGCACTCTGTGCAGTGGTTTTGTGTTGTCAGCATAGATCGAAAAG GCATGATGGCGGATATTACTTCAGCATTGGCAGCTGTAGGCGTCACCATATGTTCTTGTGCG GCTGAGACGGATAGAGAAAAGGGGATTGGTGTCGCGCTATTTCATATTGAAGCCGACCTAGAGAGCTTG GTTGGTGCAAGTTTGAAGATTGACATGATCCTAGGTGTTTTGGGATGGTCCACGGGCTGCAGTTGGTCAGAGAACAAACAGTTTCTAGAATGCTAA
- the LOC101266363 gene encoding uncharacterized protein — protein MQRCCSSAGRSVTSKRWFSSSSTDKIVASVLFERLPVIVPKIDPTVYAFQEFSFRWRQQYRREYPESFLKKSDTRGKGDYQIDYKPAPRISEADKTNDQRSLQRALDRRLYLLVHGTTHGSGKPVWHFPEKVYESEENLRKCAESALESFIGDLSHTYFVGNAPMGHMVIQPTEDKKILSIKRFFFKSQVIAVNKFDIRKCDDFVWVTKDELLEYFPEQAEFLNKMIIS, from the exons ATGCAGAGGTGCTGTTCGTCTGCTGGTCGATCTGTGACATCTAAACGATGGTTTTCTTCATCAAGCACTGATAAAATTGTTGCTTCAGTGCTCTTCGAGAGATTACCAGTTATAGTTCCCAAAATCGATCCTACTGTATATGCTTTTCAAGAATTTTC GTTTCGTTGGAGGCAGCAGTATCGACGAGAGTATCCAGAAAGTTTTCTGAAGAAGTCGGATACTAG GGGAAAAGGTGATTATCAAATTGATTATAAACCAGCTCCGCGAATCTCAGAAGCAGATAAGACTAATGATCAAAG GTCATTACAGCGAGCACTAGACAGGAGACTCTATCTTCTAGTCCATGGTACCACACATGGTAGTGGAAAGCCCGTCTGGCATTTTCCTGAAAAAGTTTATGAGTCTGAAGAGAACTTGCGCAAG TGTGCTGAGTCTGCCCTAGAATCTTTCATTGGAGATCTTTCACATACATATTTTGTTGGAAACGCCCCTATGGGTCATATGGTCATACAACCCACTGAAGACAAGAAAATTCTGTCAATCAAG CGCTTCTTCTTCAAATCCCAAGTCATTGCAGTCAACAAATTTGATATTAGAAAGTGTGATGATTTTGTCTGGGTGACAAAAGATGAATTGTTGGAATACTTTCCTGAGCAAGCTGAATTCCTGAACAAGATGATCATCAGCTGA
- the CELLULASE gene encoding endo-1,4-beta-glucanase precursor, translating to MASCSSSTAAMAMAITIFLFLLSFVTPVFLAKPVHHAHHPRFASHNYRDALAKSIIYFEGQRSGKLPSSQRITWRKDSGLSDGKAMGVDLVGGYYDAGDNVKFGFPMAFTTTMLSWSVIEFGGLMKGELLNAKQAIGWATEYLLKATAHPDTIYVQVGDAGSDHSCWERPEDMDTPRSVYKIDKNTPGTEVAAETAAALAAASLVFRKCNPSYSKILIKRAIRVFAFADKYRGSYSNGLRKVVCPYYCSVSGYEDELLWGAAWLHRATKNPTYLNYIQRNGQTLGAAETDNTFGWDNKHVGARILLSKSFLVQKLQTLHDYKSHADNYICSLIPGTPASQAQYTPGGLLFKMDDSNMQYVTSTSFLLVTYAKYLTSARMVVKCGGVVITPKRLRNVAKKQVDYLLGDNPLKMSYMVGYGARYPQRIHHRGSSLPSVANHPAKIQCRDGFSVMNSQSPNPNVLVGAVVGGPDEHDRFPDERSDYEQSEPATYINAPLVGTLTYLAHSFGQL from the exons ATggcttcttgttcttcttcaacAGCAGCTATGGCTATGGCTATAACcatttttctgtttttgttgAGCTTTGTTACACCTGTGTTTCTTGCTAAACCTGTACATCATGCTCACCATCCTCGTTTTGCTTCTCATAACTATAGAGATGCTCTTGCAAAatccattatttattttgaggGTCAGAGGTCAGGGAAGCTCCCTTCTAGCCAGAGGATTACTTGGCGTAAAGATTCTGGTCTATCAGATGGCAAAGCTATGGgg GTTGATTTGGTTGGTGGATATTATGACGCTGGAGACAACGTGAAGTTCGGTTTCCCAATGGCATTCACCACCACAATGCTATCATGGAGTGTGATTGAGTTTGGTGGGTTGATGAAAGGAGAGCTACTGAATGCAAAACAAGCCATTGGTTGGGCTACTGAATATCTTCTCAAGGCCACAGCCCATCCAGACACCATTTACGTTCAG GTTGGAGATGCAGGAAGTGACCACTCTTGTTGGGAGAGACCTGAGGATATGGACACCCCAAGAAGTGTGTACAAAATTGACAAAAACACTCCTGGGACTGAAGTTGCTGCTGAAACTGCTGCTGCTCTCGCTGCTGCTTCCTTAGTCTTTAGGAAATGCAACCCATCTTACTCCAAGATACTAATCAAAAGGGCCATCAGG GTGTTTGCCTTTGCTGATAAGTATAGAGGTTCATACAGCAATGGTCTGAGAAAAGTAGTGTGCCCATACTACTGCTCAGTTTCGGGATATGAG GATGAGCTGTTGTGGGGTGCTGCTTGGTTACATAGAGCCACAAAGAACCCAACTTATCTCAATTATATCCAAAGGAACGGGCAAACTCTTGGGGCCGCGGAGACTGATAACACATTCGGGTGGGACAATAAGCATGTTGGAGCAAGGATTCTTCTTTCCAAG TCATTTCTTGTTCAAAAGCTTCAAACCCTCCATGATTACAAGAGCCACGCAGACAACTACATTTGCTCCCTAATTCCAGGCACACCGGCTTCTCAAGCGCAATATACACCAg GAGGGCTACTCTTCAAGATGGATGATAGCAACATGCAGTATGTTACCTCCACTTCTTTCCTGCTAGTCACCTATGCCAAGTACTTAACTTCTGCTCGCATGGTTGTTAAATGTGGTGGAGTTGTTATTACACCAAAGAGGCTTCGAAATGTAGCCAAAAAACAG GTGGACTATTTGTTAGGAGACAATCCACTAAAAATGTCATACATGGTGGGATATGGAGCAAGGTATCCACAGAGGATTCATCACAGGGGATCCTCATTACCCTCAGTCGCGAACCATCCAGCAAAGATACAATGCAGGGATGGTTTCAGTGTGATGAACTCACAATCACCAAACCCGAACGTACTAGTAGGGGCTGTGGTAGGTGGTCCTGATGAGCATGATCGTTTCCCAGACGAGCGTTCAGATTACGAGCAATCTGAACCTGCCACTTACATTAATGCTCCACTTGTTGGAACACTCACTTACCTTGCTCACTCATTTGGCCAACTCTAA